From the genome of Streptococcus marmotae, one region includes:
- a CDS encoding FAD-dependent oxidoreductase: MAKKIVIIGGVAGGATAATRLRRLSEEDEIVLFEKGEYISFANCGLPYHVGGVIKERENLLLQTVDGMNQQYGLDVRNFSEVTEIDPQGKNVTVVNHQTGERYVEYYDKLIISTGAKAIVPSIDGLEQSENVFSLRNISDMDQIKAYIAENNIRRATVVGGGFIGLEMMENLVELGIQVQLIEMAPQVMPTLDIEMAQMVHSQINIHGVNLILGDGVKEFRKKGKEILLTSGKTLQTDMTILSIGVLPENTLAKSAGLELGFKGGIKVNQQMQTSMPDIFAIGDAIEVVDLVSGKPTHIPLAWPANRQGRLVADIINGIDASYIGTQGTAVAKVFELTVASTGNSERVLKQAGIDYEVIHIHPNSHAGYYPGASPIALKLLFGKDGKILGAQAVGTEGVEKRIDVIATAMRFGASADQLASIELSYAPPYSSAKDPVNMLGYTADNILSGRVATFQWSQVDDLVSKNAFFLDVREEFELATGTIESSRQIPLNQLRHRLEELPKDQTIYVFCQVGLRGYNAARLLSQAGFGVKNLDGGYKTYKAAKYQLKPMLFESSNQMTDMDAVMEEPSETIRLDACGLQCPGPILKVRENIDKMSIGQKMKVEASDFGFSADIEAWCQNTGNTLVSNKIENGRVVATIAKGKSAHLETETMKIPSLGQEGVLQETKNGATMVVFSGDLDKALASMIIASGAAAYGKKVTMFFTFWGISILKKQKVKKFGLAKLFDIMLPSKADNLPLSQMNMGGMGAAMIKHIMKEKKVDSLPDMIERAHQLGVKFVACTMSMDLMGIEKDELFDFVEYGGVATFIGDSEQANMQLFI, encoded by the coding sequence ATGGCTAAAAAAATTGTTATCATTGGTGGAGTTGCGGGTGGAGCAACAGCTGCGACTAGGTTACGTCGTTTAAGTGAAGAGGATGAAATTGTCTTATTTGAAAAAGGTGAATACATTTCATTTGCGAATTGCGGTCTTCCCTATCATGTAGGGGGCGTTATCAAGGAGCGGGAAAATTTGTTGCTTCAAACAGTGGATGGTATGAATCAACAGTATGGTTTGGATGTTAGAAATTTTTCTGAAGTGACAGAGATTGACCCGCAAGGCAAGAATGTGACGGTTGTTAACCATCAAACAGGTGAGCGTTATGTTGAATATTACGATAAACTTATCATATCAACAGGAGCAAAGGCAATCGTGCCTTCGATTGACGGGCTGGAACAATCTGAAAATGTCTTTAGTTTGAGAAATATTTCAGATATGGACCAAATTAAGGCCTATATTGCAGAAAACAATATCCGTAGGGCAACAGTCGTTGGGGGTGGTTTCATCGGCCTAGAAATGATGGAAAATCTTGTTGAGCTAGGTATTCAGGTTCAATTGATTGAAATGGCACCGCAAGTGATGCCGACCCTCGACATAGAAATGGCTCAAATGGTCCACTCGCAGATAAATATCCATGGGGTAAATCTGATCTTGGGTGACGGGGTAAAAGAGTTTCGTAAAAAAGGGAAAGAGATACTTTTAACGAGTGGCAAAACCCTACAAACCGATATGACCATTTTGTCTATCGGGGTTCTTCCGGAAAATACGCTGGCAAAATCTGCTGGTCTAGAATTGGGATTTAAAGGTGGCATCAAAGTAAACCAACAGATGCAAACGAGTATGCCAGATATTTTTGCCATTGGTGATGCTATCGAGGTGGTTGATTTAGTTAGTGGCAAGCCGACGCATATTCCACTTGCGTGGCCAGCCAATCGTCAAGGCAGACTGGTTGCGGATATCATAAACGGTATTGATGCATCCTATATAGGAACTCAGGGCACAGCTGTTGCCAAGGTCTTTGAATTAACCGTAGCAAGTACAGGAAATAGCGAACGAGTATTAAAACAAGCTGGTATTGACTATGAGGTCATTCATATCCATCCAAACTCACATGCTGGCTATTACCCAGGAGCCTCTCCGATTGCCCTCAAACTCTTATTTGGTAAAGATGGAAAGATACTAGGAGCTCAGGCGGTTGGGACAGAAGGAGTAGAAAAACGAATCGATGTGATTGCGACGGCTATGCGGTTTGGAGCAAGTGCTGACCAACTTGCAAGTATTGAATTGTCCTATGCTCCACCGTATTCATCCGCCAAAGATCCGGTCAATATGCTGGGCTACACTGCTGATAATATTCTTTCAGGCAGGGTGGCAACTTTCCAATGGTCGCAGGTTGATGATTTGGTCAGTAAAAATGCCTTTTTCTTGGACGTTCGTGAAGAATTTGAATTAGCAACTGGAACAATTGAATCAAGTCGTCAAATTCCACTAAATCAGTTACGCCATCGTTTGGAAGAATTACCAAAAGATCAAACGATTTATGTTTTTTGTCAAGTTGGGCTTCGAGGCTACAATGCCGCACGGCTACTAAGTCAGGCTGGCTTTGGTGTGAAAAATTTAGACGGGGGATATAAAACCTACAAAGCTGCAAAATACCAATTGAAACCAATGCTCTTTGAGTCTTCAAATCAGATGACAGATATGGATGCAGTCATGGAAGAACCATCAGAAACGATTCGATTAGATGCTTGTGGCTTACAATGCCCAGGACCAATCTTAAAAGTAAGAGAAAATATTGATAAAATGTCTATCGGACAAAAGATGAAGGTTGAAGCAAGTGACTTTGGTTTTAGTGCAGATATTGAAGCCTGGTGTCAAAATACGGGCAACACTCTTGTATCCAATAAGATTGAAAATGGAAGAGTAGTTGCGACAATTGCTAAAGGGAAGTCTGCTCATTTAGAGACTGAAACGATGAAAATACCTTCGTTAGGTCAAGAAGGGGTCTTACAGGAAACAAAAAATGGTGCAACGATGGTTGTATTCAGTGGTGACTTAGATAAAGCCTTAGCTTCCATGATTATTGCATCGGGAGCAGCAGCTTATGGAAAAAAGGTGACAATGTTCTTCACCTTCTGGGGGATTTCTATCTTGAAAAAACAGAAAGTGAAAAAGTTCGGATTGGCTAAGCTATTTGATATTATGCTACCTTCCAAAGCGGATAACCTCCCTCTTTCGCAGATGAATATGGGCGGAATGGGAGCAGCTATGATTAAACACATCATGAAAGAGAAAAAAGTTGATTCTCTCCCAGATATGATTGAACGAGCACACCAACTAGGAGTAAAATTTGTAGCTTGTACGATGAGTATGGATTTAATGGGGATTGAAAAAGACGAATTATTTGATTTTGTTGAATATGGCGGCGTTGCCACCTTTATCGGTGATAGTGAGCAGGCAAATATGCAATTGTTTATTTAA
- a CDS encoding O-acetylhomoserine aminocarboxypropyltransferase/cysteine synthase family protein, with translation MAREYSFETKQLHAGQGIDPTTKSRAVPIYQTTSFVFDSAQEAEDIFALRKPANIYTRITNPTTAVFEERMAVLEGGVGSLATASGMAAITYTALALAHAGDHIVSATTVYGGTFNLLSETLPRYGITTSFVDVADYEAIDQAIQENTKFLLAETLGNPLGNVADLEKLAEIAHKHQIPLVVDNTFGTPYLINVFSHGVDIAIHSATKFIGGHGTTIGGVIVDSGRFDWEASGKFPQFVEPDPSYHGLSYTKDVGAAAFITAVRTQLLRDTGASISPFNAFLLTQGLETLSLRVERHVENAKAVAEYLEKHPKVRKVNYASLPSSPYYDLAQKYLPLGASSIFSFEVEGGAVEARRVIDNLEIFSNLANVADAKSLVVHPATTTHGQMSEEDLLACGINPSQIRLSIGLENVKDLIEDLQIALDKAFEN, from the coding sequence ATGGCTAGAGAGTATTCTTTTGAAACCAAGCAACTTCATGCAGGACAAGGCATTGATCCTACAACTAAATCACGAGCAGTTCCTATTTATCAAACGACCTCTTTTGTCTTTGATAGTGCCCAGGAAGCAGAAGATATTTTTGCCCTTCGCAAACCTGCTAATATCTATACTCGGATTACCAATCCTACAACGGCTGTTTTTGAAGAGAGAATGGCTGTGCTAGAAGGTGGAGTTGGTAGTCTTGCTACGGCTTCAGGTATGGCGGCTATTACTTATACGGCATTAGCACTGGCTCATGCAGGAGATCATATTGTTTCTGCGACGACAGTTTATGGTGGAACCTTTAATCTTCTTAGTGAAACGCTACCCCGTTACGGTATTACCACAAGTTTTGTGGATGTGGCAGATTATGAGGCTATAGACCAAGCTATTCAGGAAAATACAAAGTTTCTTTTGGCTGAAACCCTAGGCAATCCTCTTGGGAATGTCGCAGATTTGGAGAAATTAGCTGAGATTGCTCATAAACATCAGATTCCATTAGTTGTTGATAATACCTTTGGAACGCCCTATCTCATCAATGTTTTCTCTCATGGGGTGGATATCGCTATTCACTCTGCAACTAAGTTTATCGGTGGTCATGGAACGACGATTGGTGGTGTGATTGTTGATTCTGGTCGCTTTGATTGGGAAGCGTCTGGTAAATTCCCACAGTTTGTTGAGCCTGATCCGTCTTATCATGGATTGTCTTACACGAAAGATGTCGGGGCAGCAGCTTTTATCACAGCTGTTCGTACACAGTTGCTCCGTGATACAGGAGCTAGTATCTCGCCGTTTAATGCCTTCCTCCTAACACAAGGCTTAGAAACCCTATCCTTACGTGTGGAACGGCATGTCGAAAATGCGAAGGCAGTAGCTGAATATTTAGAGAAACACCCTAAAGTAAGGAAAGTGAATTATGCTAGCTTGCCTTCAAGTCCCTACTATGATTTAGCTCAGAAGTATTTGCCACTAGGAGCCAGTTCTATCTTTAGCTTTGAAGTTGAGGGCGGTGCAGTAGAAGCTCGTAGGGTGATTGATAACTTGGAAATCTTCTCCAACTTAGCGAATGTTGCAGATGCAAAATCATTAGTGGTTCATCCTGCTACAACAACTCATGGTCAGATGTCTGAAGAAGATTTACTTGCTTGTGGCATCAATCCAAGCCAAATTCGATTATCTATCGGCTTAGAGAACGTTAAGGATTTAATTGAAGATTTACAGATTGCCTTGGATAAAGCATTTGAGAATTAA
- a CDS encoding MATE family efflux transporter translates to MNQDMKEQLLSKRPIALLFQLSVPAVIGMIVIGLYPLMDGIFAGKIMGQVAMTACGVAAPLTFFNSGISTLLGVGSASVLSRAIGKGDKKTVDKIMGNLIFWVIVFSTIITVGGIILAPHFLDMVGATGEIKAYGIRYLRVIFIGSLFVNFTQSANMVMRGEGLMKKAMMIMGLGALLNIILDPILMILMGEYAIEGVALATITAQLVQAIVTLHYFLKKSKVVKIRQIKSDTEIKKEMFGVGSSAMMMQLLFMIQQIMLYKMAFKYGGDNNGILMAASLRVYGFSFIPLWGMSQGLQPVVGTNFGAKQFNRIRQAVRVFSVGGLVLAGIFWIPSLLFPSQILSLFGVEASIIAQGVGNFRLFYSVFILYGVMVMTITFFQSIGDGKKAGVIVMLRQLFLFVPAMILLPMVFGIKAVWFTQPLIDFIMILVGLFMMLGELKKLGSEK, encoded by the coding sequence ATGAATCAAGATATGAAAGAACAATTACTGAGCAAAAGACCGATAGCGCTACTCTTTCAGTTATCTGTTCCTGCGGTGATTGGAATGATCGTTATAGGATTGTATCCGTTAATGGATGGAATATTTGCTGGAAAAATTATGGGACAAGTAGCTATGACGGCTTGTGGAGTTGCAGCACCACTAACATTTTTTAACAGTGGTATTTCAACCCTACTTGGAGTTGGTTCTGCTTCTGTTTTATCAAGAGCGATTGGAAAAGGTGATAAGAAGACTGTAGATAAAATTATGGGTAACCTGATTTTTTGGGTAATTGTGTTCTCGACAATTATTACAGTTGGTGGAATCATTCTTGCACCCCATTTCTTGGATATGGTTGGAGCGACAGGTGAGATTAAGGCCTATGGTATTAGATACCTTAGAGTTATTTTTATCGGATCATTATTTGTGAACTTCACCCAGTCTGCCAACATGGTTATGCGTGGGGAAGGTTTGATGAAAAAAGCTATGATGATTATGGGGCTTGGTGCTTTACTCAATATTATACTCGACCCAATACTGATGATACTTATGGGAGAATATGCAATTGAAGGGGTGGCTCTTGCAACTATCACTGCACAGCTTGTTCAAGCTATTGTAACATTGCACTATTTCTTAAAAAAGAGCAAGGTCGTTAAAATTCGTCAGATTAAGTCTGATACAGAAATAAAAAAAGAAATGTTTGGAGTTGGTTCATCGGCTATGATGATGCAGTTATTGTTTATGATTCAACAAATCATGCTTTACAAAATGGCATTTAAGTATGGAGGGGATAATAATGGAATTTTAATGGCAGCCTCACTCCGTGTATATGGCTTTTCCTTTATTCCGCTTTGGGGAATGAGTCAAGGTCTGCAACCAGTTGTAGGAACAAATTTTGGAGCAAAGCAATTTAATAGAATAAGACAAGCTGTGAGAGTATTTTCCGTTGGTGGCCTTGTTCTTGCAGGAATATTTTGGATTCCATCATTGCTATTTCCAAGCCAGATACTTTCTCTGTTTGGAGTAGAGGCAAGTATCATTGCGCAAGGAGTAGGAAATTTTAGGTTGTTTTATTCTGTCTTTATCTTGTATGGAGTCATGGTTATGACAATTACTTTCTTCCAATCAATTGGAGACGGGAAGAAAGCAGGCGTTATTGTCATGCTTAGACAATTATTCCTATTTGTTCCTGCCATGATTCTTTTACCAATGGTGTTTGGCATAAAAGCAGTATGGTTTACTCAGCCACTTATCGATTTCATCATGATTTTAGTTGGATTATTTATGATGCTAGGTGAGTTAAAAAAGCTGGGCAGTGAAAAATGA
- a CDS encoding metal-sensitive transcriptional regulator, producing MDTDKKKMINRLKRAEGQLRGIQKMIEEDQECIDIVTQLSAVRSSINSMMGIAIAQKVQDCIEHPSDNPEEQEARLQEAIKLIVKK from the coding sequence ATGGATACAGATAAAAAAAAGATGATAAATCGGTTGAAACGAGCAGAAGGCCAGCTTCGTGGCATTCAAAAAATGATTGAAGAAGATCAAGAGTGTATTGATATTGTGACGCAGTTGAGCGCTGTTCGCTCGAGTATAAATAGTATGATGGGAATTGCGATTGCTCAAAAGGTCCAAGACTGCATTGAGCACCCATCTGATAATCCTGAGGAACAAGAAGCACGTTTACAGGAAGCCATTAAGCTAATTGTAAAAAAATAA
- a CDS encoding cyclase family protein — protein MTTLQDAYKIFKEAKLVNLTHQINEDSPHFPALPALEKKDLFTLKDGFHVQQFSVVGQYGTHIDAPIHFVEGGKWLDELALEDLLLPLFVIDKSEAVAANPNYELSKQDVLDFEAVHGQIPAGSFVAFRSDWHKRWPDQDAMRNLDDRGAQQTPGWSREALEFLIHERHVKALGHETLDTDSGQAAYANGGSLHQEYYLLEQGIYQVEVLANLDQVPATGSIISIAYPNWDKATGSPVRAIAYVSE, from the coding sequence ATGACAACTTTACAAGACGCTTATAAGATTTTTAAAGAGGCTAAATTGGTCAATCTAACCCATCAGATTAATGAGGATAGTCCTCATTTTCCTGCCTTGCCAGCATTAGAGAAGAAGGATCTTTTTACTTTGAAGGATGGTTTCCATGTGCAACAATTTAGCGTTGTTGGTCAGTATGGCACCCATATTGATGCGCCTATTCACTTTGTTGAAGGTGGTAAATGGTTAGACGAGCTTGCTTTAGAAGATTTACTCTTGCCTCTTTTTGTGATTGATAAATCAGAGGCAGTTGCTGCAAATCCTAACTATGAACTTAGCAAGCAGGATGTTCTTGATTTTGAAGCTGTGCATGGTCAAATCCCAGCAGGCAGTTTTGTTGCTTTTAGAAGTGATTGGCATAAACGCTGGCCGGACCAAGATGCGATGAGAAATCTCGATGATAGGGGAGCTCAGCAAACTCCGGGTTGGAGCCGTGAAGCATTAGAGTTCTTGATTCACGAACGTCATGTTAAAGCTCTTGGTCATGAAACTCTGGATACCGACAGTGGTCAAGCTGCCTATGCTAATGGTGGTAGTCTCCACCAAGAGTATTATTTGCTTGAGCAAGGGATTTATCAGGTTGAAGTCTTGGCTAACCTAGATCAGGTCCCAGCAACAGGTAGTATTATTTCGATCGCTTATCCTAACTGGGATAAGGCAACTGGCTCACCAGTTCGTGCGATAGCCTACGTTTCTGAATAG
- a CDS encoding IS3 family transposase (programmed frameshift), translated as MSRKPRRHFTDDFKKQIVDLYQAGKKRSELIREYELTPSTFDKWVKQSKTTGSFKTVDNLTAEQRELIALRKRNKELEMQVDILKQAAVIMAPKREVITANKDKYKIVDMCRCLNIPRSSYYYKAVEPVSEAEIEGKVRNIFSESKSRYGARKIKKCLEAEGICLSLRRIRRIMKRLNLVSVYQKAVFKPRSKGKNEAPIPNLLDRQFDQHKPLEALVTDLTYVRIDQRWAYVCLIIDLFNREIIGLSVGWQKTADLVKQAIQSIPYALTKVNLFHSDRGKEFDNQLIDEMLVAFGITRSLSQAGCPYDNAVAESTYRAFKIEFVYQEQFSTLEELAIKTRDYVHWWNHHRIHGSLNYQTPIAKRGIA; from the exons ATGTCTAGAAAACCACGTCGTCACTTCACCGATGATTTCAAAAAACAAATCGTTGACCTTTACCAAGCAGGGAAAAAGCGTAGTGAGCTCATCAGAGAATATGAGCTAACCCCTTCAACCTTCGATAAGTGGGTGAAACAATCCAAAACAACTGGATCGTTTAAGACCGTTGATAACCTTACTGCTGAACAGCGCGAGCTGATTGCCCTCAGAAAACGAAACAAAGAGCTTGAAATGCAGGTTGACATCTTAAAGCAAGCAGCGGTGATTATGGCGC CAAAAAGGGAAGTAATCACCGCTAATAAAGATAAATACAAAATTGTAGACATGTGCCGTTGCTTAAATATCCCGCGTTCTAGCTATTATTACAAAGCCGTTGAACCTGTATCTGAAGCAGAGATTGAAGGAAAGGTTAGAAACATTTTCTCTGAAAGCAAGTCCAGATACGGGGCTAGGAAAATCAAGAAATGCCTGGAAGCTGAAGGCATCTGCTTGTCTCTCCGACGGATTCGGCGCATCATGAAGCGCCTAAATTTGGTCTCTGTTTACCAGAAAGCTGTCTTCAAGCCTCGTTCTAAAGGGAAGAACGAAGCTCCCATTCCTAATCTCTTAGATCGACAATTCGACCAACACAAGCCTTTAGAAGCCCTTGTCACGGACTTGACCTATGTTCGTATAGACCAGCGTTGGGCTTACGTTTGCCTCATCATCGACCTCTTTAATCGAGAAATCATTGGCCTGTCAGTCGGTTGGCAGAAGACCGCAGATCTGGTAAAGCAAGCAATTCAGAGTATCCCTTATGCTTTAACCAAGGTCAATCTTTTTCATTCTGACCGTGGCAAGGAGTTCGATAATCAGCTGATTGATGAGATGCTAGTGGCCTTTGGTATCACCCGTTCTCTTAGTCAAGCTGGTTGCCCTTATGACAATGCCGTGGCTGAAAGCACCTACCGTGCTTTCAAGATTGAGTTTGTTTATCAAGAACAATTTTCAACACTGGAAGAACTGGCCATCAAGACAAGAGACTATGTCCACTGGTGGAACCATCATCGTATTCACGGTAGTCTCAATTACCAAACTCCCATAGCTAAGCGAGGTATCGCTTAA
- a CDS encoding DUF4300 family protein produces MKKVSKGVTFGFCVAVLLGLGACSQVEKTAESPVTKETTASSSQQEMPQWTATYTNLASRTSVEDVQALLSTYLDKESVDAFIKLVNDYNEIVASAGLQGDFAPFSKTEYDVEKISNLWTAKHSDFVGTNCRINTYVLLKNKMDIPPIEKDDALLFIDNDVIESGKLFDTEDKEAFNRLFSRVKTESTTDVKVHAKKMENFLSQFKFDDKARMLSVVLHDNLDGEALFIGHVGVLVPTNDGFLFVEKLSFEEPYQAIKFETKEDCYQYLLTKYADYTGEGLAKPFIMDNNKWVQ; encoded by the coding sequence ATGAAAAAAGTTTCCAAAGGAGTAACATTTGGTTTTTGTGTAGCAGTGCTTTTAGGCCTGGGTGCTTGTTCGCAGGTAGAAAAAACAGCAGAATCACCAGTTACCAAAGAAACAACTGCAAGCAGTTCGCAGCAAGAAATGCCACAATGGACAGCGACCTATACAAACTTAGCTAGTCGGACTAGTGTTGAAGATGTGCAGGCCTTGTTATCAACTTATTTGGATAAGGAAAGCGTAGATGCTTTCATTAAACTTGTGAATGACTACAACGAAATTGTCGCTTCTGCAGGTTTACAAGGTGATTTTGCTCCTTTTAGCAAAACAGAGTATGACGTTGAAAAAATCAGCAACTTATGGACCGCAAAGCACAGTGATTTTGTGGGAACCAACTGTCGGATCAATACCTATGTGCTGTTGAAAAACAAGATGGACATTCCCCCAATTGAAAAAGATGATGCGTTGCTGTTTATAGACAATGATGTAATTGAAAGCGGAAAACTCTTTGACACGGAAGATAAAGAAGCCTTTAATCGATTGTTCTCAAGAGTGAAGACAGAATCAACGACGGATGTAAAGGTTCATGCGAAAAAAATGGAGAACTTCCTTTCACAATTCAAGTTTGACGACAAGGCAAGAATGCTTTCTGTCGTTTTGCATGATAACTTGGATGGAGAAGCCCTCTTTATTGGCCATGTCGGTGTGTTGGTACCAACGAATGATGGATTCCTATTCGTAGAAAAGCTATCGTTTGAAGAGCCCTATCAGGCGATTAAATTCGAGACAAAGGAAGATTGCTACCAGTATCTATTGACAAAATATGCAGATTATACTGGAGAAGGATTGGCAAAACCATTTATCATGGACAACAACAAATGGGTACAGTAA
- a CDS encoding NtaA/DmoA family FMN-dependent monooxygenase (This protein belongs to a clade of FMN-dependent monooxygenases, within a broader family of flavin-dependent oxidoreductases, the luciferase-like monooxygenase (LMM) family, some of whose members use coenzyme F420 rather than FMN.) produces MTTEQKKQMMLGLASFGATGLNFRSWMDPVAKLESYPDITVDIKAAQLAEKGKFQFMFFGDFPGTKAANNGDMQSMGLDPLLIATLIANHTSHIGFGITRATSWSNPYELARQFKTLDALSQGRVAWNAVTGANGVSANAYGIDLAHSFDRYSKANEFTELVQTLWASWGKDALKLGHSTKEFADYAQVKSINFKGQYVKSSGSLPIPPSQQGQPVIFHSGGSENSIAFAGKYADVFVGEVWTIEQGQAIRQALRQAAVANGRQPDDIKFIAGVMPLLGDTKKEALERHASFIDGDTFLQRVAHIGYVLGVDFTPADLERPIDPSILDQIVITPYSDPRIENVVKVAREGWTLRELVYHSVIDYYPAAVGTAQDVADHLTDWFESDAADGFWVMPDSYEVDLPRFVDEVVPILQERGIFHKDYEGTTLRENLGVPYQYGLRGESEAN; encoded by the coding sequence ATGACAACTGAACAGAAAAAACAAATGATGTTGGGCTTAGCCAGTTTTGGTGCAACAGGATTGAATTTCAGATCTTGGATGGATCCTGTTGCCAAATTGGAAAGTTATCCGGATATTACAGTGGATATTAAGGCGGCACAATTGGCTGAAAAAGGGAAATTTCAATTTATGTTTTTCGGAGATTTTCCTGGAACAAAAGCTGCAAACAATGGGGATATGCAGTCCATGGGACTGGATCCTCTGTTGATTGCGACGCTGATAGCTAATCATACATCTCATATTGGCTTTGGCATTACACGAGCGACGTCTTGGTCAAATCCTTACGAACTAGCTAGGCAATTCAAAACCTTGGACGCTTTGAGTCAAGGTCGTGTTGCCTGGAATGCTGTAACAGGTGCAAACGGCGTCAGCGCCAATGCCTATGGGATTGATTTAGCGCATAGCTTTGACCGCTATAGTAAGGCTAATGAGTTTACAGAACTTGTTCAGACCTTGTGGGCAAGTTGGGGAAAAGATGCACTGAAATTAGGCCATTCAACCAAGGAGTTTGCGGACTACGCTCAGGTTAAGTCCATCAATTTTAAGGGACAATATGTCAAAAGTAGTGGTAGTTTACCTATTCCACCATCGCAGCAAGGTCAGCCTGTGATTTTCCATTCAGGTGGTTCTGAAAATAGTATTGCTTTTGCTGGGAAATACGCCGATGTTTTTGTCGGTGAAGTCTGGACGATTGAACAAGGTCAGGCTATTCGCCAAGCCCTTCGTCAAGCAGCAGTTGCCAATGGGCGTCAGCCTGATGATATCAAGTTTATTGCTGGAGTTATGCCCCTTCTTGGCGATACTAAAAAAGAAGCGCTTGAACGACATGCCAGCTTCATAGACGGGGATACCTTCCTGCAAAGGGTTGCCCATATCGGCTATGTACTAGGTGTTGATTTTACACCTGCTGATCTGGAACGGCCAATTGATCCTAGTATTTTGGATCAGATTGTTATTACCCCTTACAGCGACCCACGTATTGAAAATGTTGTTAAGGTAGCGCGTGAAGGTTGGACATTGCGTGAGCTTGTTTATCACTCTGTTATTGATTACTACCCAGCAGCTGTCGGTACTGCTCAGGACGTTGCTGATCATTTGACGGACTGGTTTGAATCTGATGCAGCAGATGGTTTTTGGGTAATGCCAGATTCATATGAAGTAGATTTGCCTCGTTTTGTGGATGAAGTCGTCCCAATTCTGCAAGAAAGAGGGATCTTTCATAAGGATTATGAAGGAACTACTCTGCGTGAGAATCTCGGTGTACCTTATCAGTATGGTTTGAGAGGAGAGAGTGAGGCAAATTGA
- a CDS encoding NADPH-dependent F420 reductase translates to MKQDVTIIGQGKMGKALAHHFEKAGISVQILGRGKEDVKGRFVIFAIPYEDMISLLYPNQDYFANKIIIDISNPLDYQTRTSLLEPDQSASLKLAELFPDMPIIKAFNTNFSSSRVTAAEEPPVLLAGNHPSAKEQFIQLLGRTHFKVIDLGSLDYSRDLEAFARVQLALLESGNTKALQDFAL, encoded by the coding sequence TTGAAGCAAGACGTGACAATTATCGGTCAAGGAAAGATGGGAAAAGCCTTGGCTCATCACTTTGAAAAAGCAGGTATCTCTGTTCAGATTTTAGGACGAGGCAAAGAGGATGTCAAAGGTCGCTTTGTCATCTTTGCTATTCCCTATGAGGATATGATTAGCTTGCTTTATCCCAATCAAGACTATTTTGCTAATAAAATTATCATTGATATTAGCAATCCTCTGGATTATCAAACCAGAACTTCTCTTTTGGAGCCTGACCAGTCTGCCAGCTTAAAATTAGCAGAACTCTTTCCTGATATGCCTATTATTAAAGCCTTTAATACGAATTTTTCATCCAGTCGCGTCACTGCTGCTGAAGAACCTCCGGTGTTGCTTGCTGGAAATCATCCGTCTGCCAAAGAACAGTTCATTCAACTTCTTGGGCGAACTCATTTTAAGGTTATTGATTTAGGTTCACTAGATTATAGTCGAGATTTAGAAGCTTTTGCACGTGTTCAGCTGGCTTTATTAGAGTCTGGGAATACGAAGGCCTTACAGGATTTTGCTTTATAA